From one Eucalyptus grandis isolate ANBG69807.140 chromosome 9, ASM1654582v1, whole genome shotgun sequence genomic stretch:
- the LOC104418365 gene encoding uncharacterized protein At4g37920, giving the protein MPISSPRASDSATARVEDAVDVEIAEGYTVAQFCDRVIDVFLNEKPRVKEWRKLLVFREEWSKYRDCFYRRCRARADGEDDLNLKQKYINLSRKVKKIDDEMERHHELLKEVQDGPTDIGAVVARRRKDFTGDFFSYLKTLSETCDSLEDRDALARLGARCLSAVSAYDNTLETVENLDSAQSKFDEILNSPSIQVACEKIKSLAKAKELDSSLILLINSAWASAKESKTMKNEVKDIMYRIYKATKSSLRSIAPKEIRLLKYLLNITDPEERFSALATAFSPGDEREAKDPKALYTTPKELHKWIKIMLDAYHFNKEDTEIREAKQLTEPVVIQRLFILKDTIEEEYLEKDKDQTDKKDEDDKVNF; this is encoded by the exons ATGCCCATCTCGA GCCCTCGAGCGAGCGACTCGGCGACGGCGCGGGTGGAGGACGCGGTGGACGTGGAAATCGCGGAGGGGTACACCGTGGCCCAGTTCTGCGACAGGGTCATCGACGTATTCTTGAACGAGAAGCCCCGGGTGAAGGAGTGGAGGAAGTTGTTGGTGTTCCGGGAGGAGTGGAGCAAGTACAGGGACTGCTTCTACCGTCGGTGCCGCGCGCGGGCGGATGGCGAGGACGACTTGAATTTGAAGCAGAAGTATATCAATCTTTCGAGGAAGGTCAAGAAG ATTGATGATGAGATGGAGAGGCACCATGAGTTGCTTAAGGAGGTACAGGACGGCCCGACGGATATTGGAGCTGTGGTCGCGCGGCGGCGCAAGGATTTTACGGGAGACTTCTTCAGTTATCTCAAGACACTTTCGGAAACGTGCGATAGCTTGGAAGATCGGGATG CATTGGCGAGGCTGGGTGCGAGATGCTTGTCTGCAGTCAGTGCTTATGACAACACTTTGGAGACTGTGGAGAATTTAGACAGTGCTCAATCCAAATTCGATGAGATACTCAATTCTCCTTCAATACAGGTGGCTTGTGAAAAGATTAAAAGTCTTGCCAAGGCAAAGGAGCTTGACTCATCATTAATCCTGTTGATAAATAGTGCATGGGCTTCAGCGAAGGAATCCAAAACCATGAAAAACGAG gtcaaagatatcaTGTATCGTATATATAAAGCCACAAAAAGCAGTCTTAGAAGTATTGCGCCTAAAGAGATAAGGTTACTTAAGTACCTGCTGAATATCACAGACCCTGAAGAGCGGTTCTCAGCATTGGCAACAGCTTTTTCCCCAGGTGATGAAAGGGAAGCAAAGGACCCAAAAGCTTTATACAC GACCCCAAAGGAGCTTCATAAGTGGATTAAAATCATGCTTGATGCGTACCATTTTAATAAGGAGGATACAGAAATTAGGGAAGCGAAACAATTGACTGAACCTGTCGTTATTCAAAGGCTTTTCATCCTGAAGGACACAATTGAAGAGGAATACTTGGAGAAAGACAAAGATCAGACAGATAAGAAGGACGAGGATGACAAAGTCAACTTTTGA
- the LOC104418366 gene encoding glycine-rich domain-containing protein 1 gives MDMEIESKHKSEWAEAQKIHISVDLEAAAKQQLKFLAAVDRKRFLYEGPALQRAIYRYNAFWLPLLAKHSESQLVEGPLVVPLDCEWIWHCHRLNPIRYKSDCEDLYGRILDNSDVVSSTQGTCSRQTEEIWTKLYPEEHYELDLAAAFKEDISERILGLKKCTAYDLVSAVKRQSPFFYQVSRPHMSHDVFIEEALARYKGFLHIIRRNKEKSIRRFCVPTYDVDLMWHSHQLHPVSYCEDLIRVHGKVLEHDDMDSDRSKGQKLDNGFSGTTNQWEETFGKRYWRAGAMYRGGTPSPVTLVPFSSKSKKGNDLFSSDEYQNIVQVPDVKFVEVLLEFAGVRGLPESHKGRLSVIFSKSQPDLFFNAKQRLSIFSESGEKMVASFNCEPKGELLFELVSYCPSTLPIKRKPRVLGSASLSLQDYLVPVSKLSDEKWLELVPSSGYAGLESMCLRVGFSFTVPSPALYALHMVRSRPFAKNSCLFPLSGRTQRAKSWTHIMTDAGTEVITLQMRSSKKERGKDNLTPRKEVIGITASGETCTVAEFMENGWSLLGSRWSLRFQKSSCENSHLCMLIGDRVVNIYPGRKLDYEPKHHGTQKTERDFVTAVEFSADSPYGEAVALINLKSGVVKVKEEPLLLTMVVLAFVLSDIMENEGFKGLPATEDNAEADNLFTKESGLQAVGKENVTAFQVESQVELNGDAVKGVEEVPANSLSTASGCGSGCGSGCGSGCGSMVKSGGGDSGRGSGQGNMVESSGCGTGCGGGCGSGCGGGCGSMVKSTGCGGCGSGCGGCGGGCGNMVKSSGCGGCGAGCGGCGGGTMVAGSRQQT, from the exons ATGGATATGGAGATCGAATCGAAGCACAAATCAGAGTGGGCTGAAGCGCAAAAGATTCATATTAGTGTGGACCTGGAGGCTGCAGCCAAACAGCAGCTCAAGTTCCTCGCGGCTGTTGATCGGAAGCGTTTCCTCTATGAAGGTCCTGCTCTGCAAAGAgccatttatag ATACAATGCATTTTGGCTTCCTTTGCTTGCCAAACACTCAGAGTCCCAACTTGTTGAAGGCCCGCTGGTTGTTCCTCTTGATTGTGAATGGATATGGCATTGTCACAGGCTCAATCCG ATCCGATACAAATCCGACTGTGAGGATCTGTATGGTAGGATCCTTGACAACTCTGATGTTGTATCTTCTACTCAAGGCACTTGCTCAAGGCAGACTGAAGAAATCTGGACAAAATTATATCCAGAAGAGCACTATGAATTAGACTTAGCTGCAGCTTTTAAAGAAGATATTTCTGAGAGGATTCTAGGGCTTAAAAAATGCACTGCATATGATTTGGTGTCAGCAGTTAAAAGACAGAGTCCTTTTTTCTACCAG GTTTCTAGGCCCCATATGAGCCATGATGTCTTCATTGAAGAAGCCTTGGCCAGATATAAAGGGTTTCTTCATATTATACGAAGAAACAAGGAGAAGTCAATCAGACGCTTCTGTGTTCCCACTTATGACGTCGACCTCATGTGGCACTCTCACCAGTTGCATCCTGTTTCTTATTGTGAAGACCTTATTAGGGTGCATGGCAAAGTATTGGAGCACGATGACATGGACTCGGACAGGTCTAAAGGACAGAAGTTGGATAATGGGTTTTCTGGAACTACAAATCAGTGGGAAGAGACATTTGGTAAAAGGTATTGGAGGGCTGGGGCCATGTACAGAGGAGGCACCCCAAGTCCAGTCACTCTTGTACCTTTCTCATCTAAGAGTAAGAAGGGCAATGACTTGTTTTCATCAGATGAATACCAGAATATAGTTCAGGTTCCAGATGTGAAGTTTGTGGAG GTACTCTTGGAGTTTGCTGGAGTTAGAGGCTTGCCAGAGAGCCACAAGGGGAGACTTTCTGTCATATTTAGTAAATCACAGCCAGACTTGTTTTTCAATGCTAAACAAAGACTAAGTATTTTCTCAGAATCTGGGGAGAAAATGGTTGCTTCATTCAATTGTGAACCCAAAGGAGAGTTGCTCTTTGAACTTGTATCATATTGTCCTTCCACCTTACCCATTAAAAGAAAGCCTAGAGTTTTGGGCTctgcctcactctctctacagGATTATTTGGTCCCAGTTTCAAAACTTTCTGATGAGAAATGGTTGGAGTTGGTGCCTTCTTCTGGCTATGCAGGCTTGGAATCAATGTGCTTGCGAGTTGGCTTTTCTTTTACAGTTCCAAGCCCTGCATTGTATGCGCTCCACATGGTTCGTTCTCGGCCATTCGCTAAAAATTCTTGCCTTTTCCCCCTATCTGGAAGGACTCAACGTGCCAAAAGCTGGACACATATAATGACTGATGCTGGTACTGAGGTCATTACTCTTCAAATGAG GAgttcaaagaaagaaagggggaaGGACAACTTGACCCCTAGGAAGGAGGTGATTGGAATTACAGCAAGTGGTGAAACATGTACGGTGGCTGAGTTCATGGAGAATGGATGGTCTTTGCTAGGTTCTCGTTGGTCCCTTCGGTTTCAGAAATCTTCCTGTGAAAATAGCCATCTCTGCATGCTGATAGGTGATAGAGTG GTGAACATTTATCCTGGCAGAAAACTGGATTATGAACCAAAACATCATGGGACGCAAAAGACAGAAAGAGATTTCGTGACTGCAGTTGAATTCTCTGCTGATAGTCCATATGGAGAAGCAGTAGCACTGATCAACCTGAAATCGGGAGTGGTTAAG GTTAAGGAAGAACCACTTTTGTTGACTATGGTGGTGCTAGCTTTTGTGCTTTCTGATATAATGGAAAACGAAGGATTTAAGGGGCTACCTGCTACGGAGGACAATGCGGAAGCAGACAATTTGTTTACGAAAGAAAGCGGGCTCCAGGCGGTAGGCAAAGAGAATGTCACAGCCTTTCAGGTTGAAAGTCAAGTTGAGCTGAATGGTGATGCAGTCAAAGGGGTTGAAGAAGTTCCAGCAAATTCTCTTTCAACTGCCAGTGGCTGTGGTAGCGGCTGTGGTAGCGGTTGTGGTAGTGGATGTGGAAGTATGGTGAAGAGTGGTGGTGGTGACAGCGGCCGCGGGAGTGGGCAAGGCAACATGGTAGAGAGCAGTGGCTGTGGCACTGGCTGTGGCGGTGGCTGTGGCAGTGGCTGTGGCGGTGGCTGTGGAAGCATGGTAAAGAGCACTGGCTGTGGTGGTTGCGGTAGTGGCTGTGGCggctgtggtggtgggtgtGGAAACATGGTGAAGAGCAGTGGTTGTGGTGGGTGCGGCGCTGGGTGCGGCGGGTGCGGTGGTGGTACAATGGTTGCAGGGTCGAGGCAGCAGACCTAG
- the LOC120288412 gene encoding anther-specific proline-rich protein APG-like: MEKNSMKSFFMTASLAVLLVFCLSCEVCNAREGISKVQTAKEGSADAQWWWGVHCPWTFPHPRLPPFWLPRLPPLPHWPWCPGFPWPKPAPKPAPKPAPKPAPKPVPKPKPSPTPAPPGKGKGPGKADANANPSQGAGMLPRSKSAQKLTPTAKPTN; this comes from the coding sequence atggaGAAGAACAGCATGAAGAGCTTCTTCATGACCGCATCTCTGGCTGTCTTGCTCGTTTTCTGCTTGAGCTGTGAGGTCTGCAATGCAAGGGAAGGCATCAGCAAGGTGCAGACCGCAAAGGAAGGCTCCGCCGATGCTCAGTGGTGGTGGGGAGTGCATTGCCCCTGGACATTCCCCCACCCCCGCCTGCCGCCTTTCTGGCTCCCCCGTCTGCCCCCTCTCCCACACTGGCCTTGGTGCCCCGGATTTCCATGGCCAAAGCCGGCACCGAAACCTGCGCCAAAACCTGCGCCGAAGCCTGCGCCGAAACCTGTGCCAAAGCCGAAGCCATCGCCGACACCAGCTCCTCCGGGAAAGGGGAAGGGCCCCGGCAAGGCTGATGCCAACGCCAACCCAAGTCAAGGAGCCGGCATGCTGCCAAGATCCAAGTCGGCGCAGAAACTGACACCGACGGCGAAACCGACCAACTGA